A single Defluviitalea saccharophila DNA region contains:
- the rpsD gene encoding 30S ribosomal protein S4 → MARMRQPRFKLCRRLGLNVVGHPKAMERAGKGQSRADKKLSYYGMQLLEKQRLKAYYGVLEKQFSKYVDKAIKSKDVSGDALVQILECRLDNLVYRMGFGSTLRQARQMVNHGHITVNGKKVDIPSYIVSVGDRIELKEKSRGIQMFADNFRANNGVSLPYISKDTDNFSGTLISVPNPEDIPIQIDTQLIIEWYSK, encoded by the coding sequence ATGGCAAGAATGAGACAGCCTCGTTTTAAGCTTTGCAGACGCTTAGGCTTAAATGTAGTTGGGCATCCCAAAGCAATGGAACGGGCAGGAAAAGGACAAAGCAGAGCAGATAAAAAATTATCCTACTATGGAATGCAGCTTTTAGAGAAACAAAGATTAAAAGCTTACTATGGCGTATTAGAAAAACAATTTAGTAAGTATGTCGATAAAGCAATTAAGAGTAAAGATGTATCAGGAGATGCATTGGTTCAAATATTGGAATGCAGGCTTGACAATTTAGTCTATCGTATGGGATTTGGAAGCACACTTCGTCAGGCAAGACAAATGGTCAATCACGGGCATATTACCGTAAACGGCAAAAAGGTAGATATTCCTTCTTATATTGTATCTGTCGGTGATAGAATAGAATTAAAAGAAAAATCCCGTGGAATACAGATGTTTGCAGATAATTTTAGAGCAAATAACGGCGTAAGCCTTCCATATATCTCAAAAGACACAGACAATTTCAGCGGAACATTGATTTCTGTACCCAATCCTGAAGACATTCCAATTCAAATTGATACGCAATTGATCATTGAATGGTATTCAAAATAA